Proteins from a single region of Hordeum vulgare subsp. vulgare chromosome 6H, MorexV3_pseudomolecules_assembly, whole genome shotgun sequence:
- the LOC123404289 gene encoding uncharacterized protein LOC123404289, whose product MMEEALISPELRDVLAKVVVFLLVQGLVYLILSNSSDVFSKDKGLRSLSFRSMSVRRVLAPLSDVPVGTDDNSPSPSSWSSRRWGSRKED is encoded by the coding sequence atgatggagGAGGCCCTCATCTCGCCGGAGCTCCGGGACGTGCTGGCCAAGGTGGTCGTGTTCCTGCTGGTGCAGGGGCTGGTGTACCTCATCCTCAGCAACTCCTCCGACGTCTTCTCCAAGGACAAGGGGCTCCGCTCCCTCAGCTTCCGGTCCATGAGCGTGCGCCGCGTCCTGGCGCCGCTCTCCGACGTCCCCGTCGGCACCGACGACAACTCGCCCTCGCCTTCTTCCTGGTCGTCGCGCCGCTGGGGCAGCCGCAAAGAGGACTGA
- the LOC123404288 gene encoding thioredoxin-like 3-1, chloroplastic isoform X2: MPLLAPGPRVLHCAAPRDPTPHPSSAAACSTVGGAARCLGVSRGGGGGRGARRGGGRWVRAEAAYFWDASVPVEMGEIHSMEALDAALASSVDHNQPIIIDWMASWCRKCIYLKPKLEKIAGEFPGFYFVDVNKVPQAVVKRGNISKMPTIQLWKDGEWKEEVIGGHKAWLVMDEVREMIQKYK; the protein is encoded by the exons ATGCCGCTGCTCGCGCCGGGCCCGCGCGTGCTCCACTGCGCCGCGCCGCGGGACCCGACGCCCCACCCGTCCTCGGCGGCCGCGTGCTCCACCGTCGGCGGCGCCGCGCGGTGCCTGGGGGTttcgcggggcggcggcggcggtcgcggggccaggagaggaggaggaagatgggtgaGGGCGGAGGCGGCCTACTTCTGGGACGCGTCGGTGCCGGTGGAGATGGGCGAGATCCACAGCATGGAGGCCCTCGACGCCGCGCTCGCCTCCTCCGTCGACCACAACCAGCCCATCATCATCGACTG GATGGCCAGCTGGTGCCGGAAATGCATCTACCTCAAGCCCAAGCTGGAGAAGATAGCAGGAGAATTCCCAGG GTTTTACTTTGTGGATGTCAATAAAGTTCCACAGGCCGTGGTGAAAAGAGGCAACATAAGT AAAATGCCTACTATTCAG TTATGGAAGGATGGAGAATGGAAGGAGGAAGTCATTGGAGGCCATAAGGCGTggctggtgatggatgaggttagAGAAATGATCCAGAAGTACAAGTGA
- the LOC123404288 gene encoding thioredoxin-like 3-1, chloroplastic isoform X1: MPLLAPGPRVLHCAAPRDPTPHPSSAAACSTVGGAARCLGVSRGGGGGRGARRGGGRWVRAEAAYFWDASVPVEMGEIHSMEALDAALASSVDHNQPIIIDWMASWCRKCIYLKPKLEKIAGEFPGVRFYFVDVNKVPQAVVKRGNISKMPTIQLWKDGEWKEEVIGGHKAWLVMDEVREMIQKYK, translated from the exons ATGCCGCTGCTCGCGCCGGGCCCGCGCGTGCTCCACTGCGCCGCGCCGCGGGACCCGACGCCCCACCCGTCCTCGGCGGCCGCGTGCTCCACCGTCGGCGGCGCCGCGCGGTGCCTGGGGGTttcgcggggcggcggcggcggtcgcggggccaggagaggaggaggaagatgggtgaGGGCGGAGGCGGCCTACTTCTGGGACGCGTCGGTGCCGGTGGAGATGGGCGAGATCCACAGCATGGAGGCCCTCGACGCCGCGCTCGCCTCCTCCGTCGACCACAACCAGCCCATCATCATCGACTG GATGGCCAGCTGGTGCCGGAAATGCATCTACCTCAAGCCCAAGCTGGAGAAGATAGCAGGAGAATTCCCAGG AGTCAGGTTTTACTTTGTGGATGTCAATAAAGTTCCACAGGCCGTGGTGAAAAGAGGCAACATAAGT AAAATGCCTACTATTCAG TTATGGAAGGATGGAGAATGGAAGGAGGAAGTCATTGGAGGCCATAAGGCGTggctggtgatggatgaggttagAGAAATGATCCAGAAGTACAAGTGA